The Chaetodon auriga isolate fChaAug3 chromosome 4, fChaAug3.hap1, whole genome shotgun sequence region GcagagctaagctaaccctcTCCTGACTGTAGCTCCACATACGAACAGACGGACGTGAGAGCGGTATCCAtgttctcatctgactctcaaCAAGAAAGTGAGTGAGCGTGTTTCGCAAAAtgaaaccaaccaaccaaccaaatTTTGCATCACAGTAATTCATAACACAAAGccaccacttttttttttaaccagataaatctgagggaCAGTATACACAATTAAACAGTTCAATCATAGACTGCAAATCGCAGTTTTGTCTCTCAAGTGATCATAATTCTAAATGTAAACTAATATGATTAAACTTTACAGGTgtaaacatttttacagcaaCCAAAAACATTCtcattttacattaattatTGTTTAGTGTACCTCTTTGTCTTTAAAGCCCTgaacacccacacaggtgttcaTGCGTTCAATGCTGTAAACTGGAGTTTCATCAGGTCTCACATGTGCTAGTAAGTATGATAAAGGTGTTACTGTCATAACAGGTGCAGCAGAGCCAAcaggagtgagtgtgtgtgtgtgtgtgtgtgtgcgtgtgtgtgtgtgtgtgtgtgtgtgtgtgtgtgtgtgtgtggtgggggggtgggggtgggggggtgagggggtggggtAGCATTCTGTAAACACCCACAGAGTCCAGAGAAAAGGTCTAATCTGtcagaatgattaaagtcaccGGTGTGGCTGTGCCTTGGATGTGTGGGGCCTTTAAAAGAGCAATTATGCAGAAATATAAATTAAAGCACGTCAAGTCAGCGTGTTTTCCAACGTGCTTTGTTTGCTCTAACAAAGAAAATCATGTCTGGCATTCAGGCCTTGACAAGCTCCAGCCTTCATCATTAAACATGAATGTTAGCTGTACCTGCGCTCCATAAAGAGAAATAACACAGAGTTTGTTCTTTTCATACTTAAgtatagaaaacaaaatgtcaaagtcgAGAAACAAAACGATGAATGAATTCCTGAACATCATCTTGTCGAtaaatgtctgctgttgtctcgtCTTTTGTCTGCAGGCGTTAGTGTTGCATGCTGCACACGTGGCAAAATGGTGCCAGGATGGATtcagttttctcttcctcctcgttAATCTCAATTAAAAGCCCAACAACATTCATACAAAGGgtcaaaagtgaaaaacatgtttttgcctAGTTTTCCTCTGCGTGTTGGAAATGCTTGTCTGCTTGTGGAGAACACTTTCAAATGTtcagaaatgtgtaaaacatCCCAAACACCACATCTGAGCTGTCAAAGATGGAACATGATTAGCAGGATCACATCAAACGTTGAGAATTAAAGCAGAGGTGAGTCTGAATTTCCGAAAATTCAGCTGTGACGAGTTTTCATAGCGGAAGCATTGCATGAAAACGTTGTAGAAACTGCAGACTGATCCGCTCCTCTTGTTCGGTATGTACAGGATCAGCTTTAGATCACACATCACCTAAATACAGTCTTGCTTCCCTGCATAGCTTCAGCAGTGAGCCGTTAACATTCCGAGGTTATGACAGATAGCGTATTTATCCACATTGTGAGAAAAATATATCATGAGTGTTATGGGAGGACTAAGGACGAGGGGAGCCTCACTAATCCTgactgtgtcattttgtgtaTACGTGCAGATGGTTTCCACACCGTGGGCAGGAATGATGTGCGTCTTGCAGGCCTCGTACCATGAAGGGGATCAGACAGAAGCCGCAGAccaacctgaaacacacacacacacgcgtgcagaGACAGCAGATGGAGCTTGTGTTAGAGCTGGTTTAGCACTCTTATGTCAAAtactcatgcatgtgtgtgtctgtgtgtgtctcaccccATCATGGTGAGtagtacacacatgcaccaggCAGCCCTCCCAGGCAGGTACGTGACTTTAGTGGTGACGATGTGGTGGCAGTGTGGGCAGACGACCACACCGGGGACGTCTCTCAGGTACGCCACTGAGACGGGGACAGGCTGAGGCTGGGTCAGCACTACCGGCTGAGTCTGTGTGCTGTTGATAGATGACGTTACACCAACTGAAattcagaggacacagaggaggagatcagACGCAGAACGACAACTGGATATTATGTATGCTGTTAAGAGCCGTAGTAAAGATGTAGCCGGAATACTTTGTGAAGTTGGATGGATTATGATTCCAGTGTTTTGTGAAGGTGACGTCACAGCAGGTGGCACTCTGGGTGGAGTCAGGACAGGAAAAGGATCTGGCTGGATCGTCactagaaaaaaagaaatacttaCAAGTGTGTCCACATCAAGCTGGTTGAATTAGGAAAATTTTTATCTCCTTTTCAGCCCTCCGTCAAGGCTGAAACAGCATTCTTCTCCCCCAAAAAACTCAACTTTACCAGAGTGTGTAAATCTTGAAACACTGTCGTAAGACAAAGATGTCAGCCAGCATGGTGAGGGTCGGGGGCTGTGTGCCGGTGAGGTTAACAGGGAAACCTTTGATCAGCTCTAACTTCCTCTATGATTTTAGATCCTAATATAGCCAAATACACAGCAGCGCTGTtgttattgatgattgattgtgtctttgtgctgatATTTGATAGAAAACCATGACCATAGAATAATGATTCGGTCAGGTGGGCTGTCTGTCCCACTCAGTAAATAAAGATGGATGCTGTGtctcacattgtctcacaacTTTTGCTATGTTTAGCTTAGCATCCACACTTCTCAGTGCTGTCTCATGAGCTGTGAAAGACGAACCAGCAAGATGTTATCGTACCTGCTTCTCCATAGGTGGGGGGAGGTGTCgagggggaggggaaggaggcGTCGtaggaggggggagaaaggaTGTTAAATGCTTGTGTGCCCAGAGCAGGAGGGTGGAGACGGGCCTCCTCATATGAAGGGGGTTCCATCAGGAGATCATCCAGTCAAACAGGAAGctggtgatgaagaggaggcagcagatCATTCATATGTAAGACACACACTGGTGTTTAGTATAACAGAACAGGTGTTGTCTCCTTTGCATTATTTTTTCCTCATGATCACTTCAAGGAGGTTAGATTTTTGGACCTGTTTTTACTTGGAAAGAAAGATCAAGGAGACCACTGACATCCCCACTGACCAGAGACCATCTCGTCAATCACATGACATAGTTCTAgattcttattcttattctgcAACATGGTATTTTCCCAGTTTTTAGTGTATCTGCATGTATctaaacatctgcagcagtaaaatgcaacatccacatgaatgcagcagtaataatCATCCACAAACACCagatataataataaaacactgatagGCAACATTTTACTGCATAGTGAGTGTTTTTGATACTTAAAGTAAATTTTGCTGAGAATACTCaaaaggttttgaatgcaggaatTTTACTTAGCATGGTAGTagtgcttttacttcagtatttgAATACTTCCTCCGCTGCTCATCTGTATTATCACTACCATCTCTAACTGGCTTCTTTTTAacagaccagtgtgtgtgtgtgtgtgtgtgtgtgtgtgtgtgtgtgtgtgtgtgtgtgtgtgcacacacactttggtgGAAAAGTCAGTCACTCTGTAAATACTGTCAGTACTGTGAACATCTCAGCCTCTTTGTACTTAAGAGTTACTGCtatcacctcctccctccactaACAGACTGGACAATAGAGAGGTATGCAGGAGATCACCAGTCTGTTttcatcagagcagctgaggttTAAAGCGACAGtgtcaaagtaaaacacacacacacacacacacacacacacacacacacacacacacacacacatgcagtattacagtataaacagtataaacacaAAGTAGATATCCTGTGTTTCTTCAGTATAATACTTACATACTGTGATGCCATTTTATTCTCAATTTCTTTCAAagttaaaatataaaaatcacTCAAATATGTCACCAGTTTAATCTCCTTAGTGGTAAAAATTACTGTGAATAATAAGTAAATGTAAAAATCCAGAGCCATGTATATACACTGTTAAAAATAGAGAAGGTACAGACAGCCTTCACCTTTTCAAAGGGGTCATACTCACTCTGAGATGAACACAGTTGAAATGCTGAGTTTAACACTGACTATAAGATCAAAATAACACAGTGTCATTGTAGTGTGTAAACAGGTGATCCTAAATCTTGTCATCCCACTTCTCCACTTCACCACAAGATGTGTTTTCTTGCCAACACATCACCTAAAACCAACTGTAACAGCCTTTAAACACAGTAACTCCAGCTCACATGGGACTCTTATGTAAACAAGATCCATCCAAGCCCTGCTATCTAATCCAAACTGGCACAGTCCAGCCTCCACCACAAACAAACTCCAAATACTGCCTGCAAAGAGTAGTCCTCCTTCACTAATTAAATGGTGTGATGTGCGAGATATACCAGAGCAGTTGTCTTACCGTGGGCAAGTGAGGAAGCTCCGTGGGCAGGAGGAAACGTGTACCATGTTGGTGACAGTTGTGACATGGCAGCCTGTTGAACCTGTTTTCCTCTGGAATTAGAAACATTTTCCTccccacacacagaaaaccaacTCTCTTTACCTGTTTACCTTGCTCAAACTCACCTGCCTCCCTCATGTGAGTTTACACTCACCTATTACCTAAATAGAAACTCATTCTCTGGTTATTTAAAGTCCAGCAAcataatatatttttaaaaaatattggTCCCCACAGATTATTTTCCTGTGAGTATTTGTAGTTCTAAATGTTACGTATGAGACTAGTTCACTGTCTTTTGCATGGTGAAAGTTAAAACAGCCAActctttaaatgtacaaatactATATAAATGGCTGATAACACACCATGATGTCATTTACGATATGGAGCACAAACGTGTTCAAtattgaataaatgaataaataattctGAAATAATCACATGAAAAGATTGATTGCAATGTGTAAAACAATTAAAGCAATTGTTATAAATCAACTCATTttcaaaagtctgtttttatttcattctgcCATTTTCAATTCATGTCATTTTAACTTCATATCACTGTTTTTTATCACGCGCCCCCTTCCTCTTAAGCTAGCATGCTCAACAAATGCTACCAGATTTTCGCTAGTTAGCTAGTCAGTGCTATGCTCGTAGCAGCTAATTTAGCCTCAAGCTGCTAGCTTCAAGtggagatgaggagcagctTCTGTAAGCTCACAGCTCTTTAACTTGACACCAGatgtgtttcagtttcaaactTTTTACTTTTCGCTTTAGTTTTTTCTAGTTTAATATTCAGCATTTACTGCTTTTTAGTATTACTGTAGTACTGTTTTGTACCTCAATTCAATAGCTACATATTTACCACATAAATATAAGGCAAAATAAAATTGTTACTGTATGAAAGGATTTTTATGATAGTTTATAGTTTATTAATGGGACAGTGTTAATATATGAACATTCACTCAACAATGAatttgtattttgcattttaataccaggATTTAAGCCAATTTTCAGAGGGATAATATATAAGGTAACACATAACATGCTAGCGGCCATATTGACGGTCTTAACTGTAACCTGGATTGACGTGAAATggtgtacagacattcatgatccaACAAGGATCAATTCTATTGTTTTTGTTGATCCTTTGGCTTTTTGTCAAGCACCCCTaactttcatttattcagtaCATACAAAAACGAagttgcttttttcttttttttttctttttttttttttttagcgatAAAGAAAATAGCATCAAAATGTCGGTTAGACGTTTTTCAGAGCGGTCCTGAATGCAACACATGCGTCGCGGTTGATACCCGTCACTGTATCATGGCGCCAGTCAACAAAACAGAAGTGGCTACAGAGTGTTGCGGTATCCAAGAGAAGCGGACAaaccattatttatttatttatttatttatttttggttaaAGTAAAAGACCAGCCAGTGTATCTAAGTTAGTTTTGTGGGGACGACGTCGCAGTGACGAAAAAGGCCAGTCTCGAGTGTCTTTACAGTTTGAAACACGCTAAACTGGTTGCAAGGACAAATACGCTTGGATCCAGTTCTGCCGAGTTTGGATGCACAACAAACAGCTttcacattctgacagagacggTGTTAagcaggcaagttttgtggtgagcgagctaatagctaacaggctaaaacctcattcagaaggaaaatttgtgaaggagagccttgttgctgctaGCACcggacaaagtaaaattgtttGTCTGGAATACAGGCttttggtgagaggtttcagaaTATGATAAGTCAACAAAAGGATTTTAACATACTTGCTGTGCTGTTTATTGTAGATGAGCCTGACAATCTACAACAtcaaatcattgagctgcaaagcaatgaCCTAcaactgtgagcagctcttttcaaaactgactctgtTCATCTCAAGCCTGACGGACCCAGACCTGGAAACCAGCTGTGTGCTGCATCATCatggtcatcatcatcatcgttgtCATCTAACATCAGacgcctcaccaaagagaagcagttccagccatgacaaaggttagtgtgatatatgtgtttaATAATTTTTATGGGGGGGCAAGGCCACCCTGGTACAATTGCTGACCTTCCACATAAACCCTCTCCAGCCCTCCAATGCATAATAAGCGTCCCAGGTGCTGCCCAATCACCTCTGCTAGAGTACTTATTAGGAAATGTTTACATACTGACTCattaaactaagatggtaaaaacaacaatcaatCAACACACTACCATTATCTTTATGAGTATGTTAGTGTGCTGATGTTGGCATTTAGctaaagtacagcctcacagagctgcttgtcAAACTAAAGCCTTGTTAGACTGTATCTTGGTAGTCACACTAagttaaaaaagtcaaaatctAAGATGGCAAATATAGAAGTGTCTCAAACTTAACTCATGAGACATTTagggaaatgaaatgaaaataagttCAATGTGTCTACAGTGACCATTACACTAGAAAATCGCGTTTTTAATCAAATCCAAGTCCAAGCAGTATTTTAAGCCCTTTTCAAATAATCACGAGTGCACGACATCTTAATGTTTGTAACCCAAATTAATTTTATTAAGAAAAATTGGAAGACGCTAGGTTGATCCTGACTGGCcagacagtgacatcacagctcaTCTTTAGATGTTTTGTTGGTCGGTGCCTCTACAGACTCATCAGCCtcctgaaagagagaaaaataagataGGAGAGTGGTGAGAGGAGTAGATGTATATTTAggagaaaaatatataaaatagcagtaaaaacacaaaccttGCTATCATCACCAGCGTCGTCATCTTCCTCGTCGTCCTCATCGTCctcgtcatcctcatcatcctcatcatcctcatcacttGGCTCCTCAGGCAACACTCCTCCATTATCCAGGAACTTAGATAGAGTCTCCAGATCCCTGTTTCCAGTGTAGTCGACCACCTGCGGGACGAcaagggaggaagagacagaggaaaaaaaaaaagatggagggcaGGATGAGAAAAGCTCTTTACAAAAATCATACACATGATGTGTCTGTAGAGGAGATTCATGTGTGAGAGTGGGTACCTCTTTGCCACCAGCTGGGAAGTATTTGAGAGTTGGGAATCCTTGAACGGCAATGGACTCCACCTCGTTGGCTGTGGCGTCCATCTTGGCTATGATGATGTCTTCGTTGTCGGCGTACTTTTCACCCAGCTGTTCCCAAATGGGA contains the following coding sequences:
- the LOC143319807 gene encoding lipopolysaccharide-induced tumor necrosis factor-alpha factor homolog; the protein is MEPPSYEEARLHPPALGTQAFNILSPPSYDASFPSPSTPPPTYGEAVTIQPDPFPVLTPPRVPPAVTSPSQNTGIIIHPTSQIGVTSSINSTQTQPVVLTQPQPVPVSVAYLRDVPGVVVCPHCHHIVTTKVTYLPGRAAWCMCVLLTMMGLVCGFCLIPFMVRGLQDAHHSCPRCGNHLHVYTK